In a single window of the Streptomyces cinnabarinus genome:
- a CDS encoding VOC family protein translates to MAGTESGRPSIYPTVLYADARAAIRQLTEGLGFTELTVYEGADGSVFHAELAQGNGAVMVGSKGRGGVFDTAMKGAGPVGVYVVVDDVDEHHRRAVEHGVEILMPPTDQDYGSRDYMARDAEGNIWSFGTYAPETGG, encoded by the coding sequence ATGGCGGGCACGGAGAGCGGGCGTCCGAGCATCTATCCGACGGTGTTGTACGCGGACGCGCGCGCCGCGATCAGGCAGCTCACGGAGGGCCTCGGCTTCACCGAGCTGACGGTGTACGAGGGCGCGGACGGCTCGGTGTTCCACGCCGAACTGGCCCAGGGCAACGGCGCGGTGATGGTCGGTTCGAAGGGCCGCGGTGGTGTCTTCGACACGGCGATGAAGGGCGCGGGCCCGGTGGGGGTGTACGTCGTCGTGGACGACGTGGACGAACACCACCGGCGCGCCGTGGAGCACGGCGTGGAGATCCTGATGCCCCCGACGGACCAGGACTACGGCTCCCGGGACTACATGGCCCGGGACGCCGAGGGCAACATCTGGAGCTTCGGCACCTATGCGCCGGAGACCGGCGGCTAG
- a CDS encoding alpha/beta hydrolase family protein, producing MRTVTATAAAVTMALAAGAASVAAGRLASDAALKAPPGRPLPTEPRLTVHGTAAGQITLTRDLASLRPGTYGLGGDGSHAVVGPVLPTATHTADTAVRRLERVTHGTLAPGDRVWLTPNLHIGDPAAALGLDHADIDIPGELGSLPAWFVPGTRTTWVIAVHGLGTTRELSMNVMEFLAARQFPVLALAYRGDLGAPRSPDGLNHLGETEWRDLDAAIRYAVRYGAEQVVLLGWSIGATMALRAAARSGLRDRVSGLVLDSPVLNWEATLRALAAARRTPGALLPLAVRAAQGRTGLYGDHATSGGTPEAVTVPTLIFHGPDDTVAPWTFSRRLAAARPNLVNLHTVKRAPHGAMWNADPKSYEESLRRFLTPLM from the coding sequence GTGCGCACTGTCACAGCGACGGCCGCTGCCGTCACCATGGCCCTGGCCGCCGGCGCGGCAAGCGTGGCCGCCGGCCGCCTCGCCAGCGACGCCGCGCTCAAGGCGCCCCCCGGCAGACCCCTGCCCACCGAACCCCGGCTCACCGTGCACGGCACGGCCGCCGGCCAGATCACGCTCACCCGCGACCTGGCCTCCCTGCGCCCCGGCACCTACGGCCTCGGCGGCGACGGCTCGCACGCGGTCGTCGGCCCCGTCCTCCCCACGGCGACCCACACCGCCGACACCGCGGTCCGCCGCCTGGAACGCGTCACCCACGGCACCCTCGCCCCCGGCGACCGGGTCTGGCTCACCCCCAACCTCCACATCGGCGACCCCGCCGCCGCCCTGGGCCTCGACCACGCCGACATCGACATCCCCGGCGAACTCGGCTCCCTGCCCGCGTGGTTCGTCCCCGGCACCCGCACCACCTGGGTCATCGCGGTGCACGGCCTCGGCACCACCCGCGAACTGTCCATGAACGTCATGGAGTTCCTCGCCGCCCGCCAGTTCCCGGTCCTCGCCCTCGCCTACCGCGGCGACCTCGGCGCGCCCCGCTCCCCGGACGGCCTCAACCACCTCGGCGAGACCGAGTGGCGCGACCTGGACGCGGCGATCCGCTACGCCGTGCGCTACGGCGCCGAACAGGTCGTCCTGCTCGGCTGGTCCATCGGCGCCACCATGGCCCTGCGCGCCGCCGCCCGCTCCGGACTGCGCGACCGAGTCTCCGGGCTGGTCCTGGACTCCCCGGTGCTCAACTGGGAGGCGACCCTGCGCGCCCTGGCGGCGGCCCGCCGCACCCCGGGCGCCCTGCTCCCGCTCGCCGTCCGCGCCGCCCAGGGCCGCACGGGCCTGTACGGCGACCACGCCACCTCGGGCGGCACCCCGGAGGCGGTCACCGTGCCGACCCTGATCTTCCACGGCCCCGACGACACCGTCGCCCCCTGGACCTTCTCCCGCCGCCTCGCGGCCGCCCGCCCCAACCTGGTCAACCTCCACACCGTCAAGCGCGCTCCCCACGGCGCGATGTGGAACGCCGACCCCAAGTCCTACGAGGAATCCCTGCGCCGCTTCCTGACCCCCCTGATGTGA